In Falco peregrinus isolate bFalPer1 chromosome 9, bFalPer1.pri, whole genome shotgun sequence, the genomic stretch AAAACTCCTGGCCCACATTGTTGGGGGTTTAGGGGAAAAGAACACAGCAAACACGTTCTGATCCTTCCGTGCGGATGTTGGCTCTGCCACTGCGGGGTGAGTGCTGCTCTGGATGCTTCAGCTGGGtaccagcagcaaagctggggcGCCAGCTCCACTTGGTGCAGGCACCATCTGATGGGAAAGCATTCGCAACCTCAAAGCCATTTTTTGTATTACTCCTGCTGCATTACCGGCTGTTTCATTTGaagtagaataaaaatgagGTTAAGTTTTTAATGTTCATCcctagctgctgcttctgccagacACTACAGCCCTGCGCCTGTGTTGCTGGGCCTGGAGgctaaaacattttcttgctgTGACCTCGGGGTTtgagagcagcagaaagccaCGGGTCACCCTGCACAGCACCATTTTTCCAGAAACATCAAGATGTATGTTTCCAGAGGCTGTCTCCTGCGATAAAAGCCATCAGCAGAAAGGTAATTCCCATCTGGCTCCTGGgaagggagctgtgctgggagcccGCTTGGTGGGGCTGGCCGGGACCGCACCGCTCGGCTCTCCTGCAGATCCCAGAAATTCAGCTGCACCGGCCCTTTGTCCGTGAATTCCCCCTGTGACACCACGGGGGGGTTTAACCGCAGGGCTGAAGGTACCAATTTCCAAATGCCAGCCTGAAGCTGGGTGAGCTCTGCGGGGCGGGCACCTGGCTTTGAACCCCACCGTGCAGGGCTCTGGGGGCGGCCACCAGCAATGGCAAGTTCCAGGGCCACCGCATCACTTGCCAAGgtgagcagctgctgggcaaCGTGGAAAAATTGAGGGCAGCggaggagaaaaagggaagttACCGAGCCCCAAATCAGGGGCACGGAGAAGTGGGGCTGCACTGCCTGCCTCACTGGGAATCGCCTGCATCCACTGGCCCTGCCGACGGGATGGGACCTGCAAACCTTTGCAAAGCAACCGCCGCTGCAGTGTGCGGTCCTGATGCTGCGCTCGGTCCTGGCCTTGGGGAGGTAATTAATAACGGGAAATGCTGTAACTGTGACGTTTGACATGGGATGATGTCCCGGCTCCCACGAAGCCAAGTGACTCGCATGGAAGCGAGGGGTGCGTTTGTGACTTGTTGCTATAGAGATGAGATGGCTTTTCCGTCAGAGCCTCCAGTGAGAGCAGTTAATCCATTTTTAAGAGGAAAGGGTATTTaataaaggaaacaattttaaCTGGATTTACAAGATATGCTGAATGGAAGCATCATTTATTCTGTGGcttcatatttaattttaatatctCTATAAACCTCTCCAGAGCGTTCTGCAAAAGCAAGCTGGAGTCAGAGCGGGTTTGACCGCCCAATAATTCTTAAAAGCAAATCAATTTaataatgctgaaaaataagcCTGCATCTCgatgaattaatatttttctgctctccATAGCAGCAGGAGCACTGGGATATGCATATTagaaaaaggacaaataaaCTGTTCTAATGGAGAGGTATTTTTGAAAGGATATTGAGCAAAAGCTCGGCAAATCAGGATTGGGGGTGCCTGGTTTCAGGGGCAGCTGGTGCCTACATCCCTGAAAACTTCATCTTCTGTTAATTGCGCAAGAATCTTGGAGGTTTACAATGAatcaggaaagcaagaggtgatGCTTTGCGTGCAGTGGCTGGGAGGGCCGCTGAGCCTTCCCCAGGGTCTTTGCAAATCCCCATCCAACtgcatcctgcagcagagagctgccagTGCCTGGTTCCTGGCGCAGTACTGAGGATGCAGCACGCTCCCTCACAAAGCCTTCCGAGCACTAGGCagggagggatttttttcacGTTCTTCTCTTATTGATTCATGCTTACCCAACACAGGAAGCATGTGCATTACAGTACTTACTTATTAAGCGGGGAATGTCAGGGTGAAATAGCTGTTATCTGGGTCCCAGCTGACTCTCGTGTAAGATTAATTTCATCTTTTGGCTGTTGGAGGTGTGTGTCACAAAGCCCAGCACAGGTGATGCTGCACTTTCTGCGCAGCCTTTGCAGCAAGCTGGCAGAGCCAAGCCAAAAAGAAATCGACCCCTGTGCAAATACCTACTGAACACTGGCCAGTTTGTTGGGGGGGTTTTCTTCGTTGTTTTGAGTTTTCTCTGCACCCATAAATAATACGGTACATAATACGATACTTCCATCAATAATCCAGCTTTTTTTCATAGCCATGCTCACTGCTATTCCCATGCTGCTGTTTGAGCAGCAGTGATCGCGCTGGTTCTCTGCTGGGATGAGGGCAGGCATCTGCATGGAGAAGCCCATAGGAAAGCCAGGAAGGGGGTGACAGATGTGGGAACTGCAGCACCTGGCAGCGTTTATCACTTGATGAATGAGAAGGTTACGGAAACTCAGTAGGATTTCCTGCTGGGAAGCGGTTTGTGCCTCTTCCCAGAGCATTACTGCTTCACGCGCTGGGAGCGTTGTGGTTTGGAAAGCATCAAGTgctctgggaagagctggcagGAAAACTTCCGTCCTGTACAGGAGGTGAGTTCTCCCTGCTCCTTGATGCTCAGGGCATGAGAGCAAATTCACTGGATTTTCTCCTGTCCCTTGAacatactgtttttttcagttccttttaaTACATAGAGACTGAACTGCACAAAGCTGGCTACAGTTTTTCTCCATGAGCAGCACGAGATACCTCTTTGGCAGTCCTTGAACCCTGATTTAAAAAGCAGGCGCGGTGTCCTTTGCAATCTCATGCTGATCAGCACGAGCAGCGGCCAGAGCATTACGGAGTAGTGTCCTTTCAGGTGTCCCTTTGCCATTACTTAAGacctttttccccctcttttccctcacacacacacgtgtgACCCCACCAAGCAGGGGAGCCAGCCATCCTCTGCTATCGATGGGGTCAAGGATAGTAATTTCTCAAGGAGGGGACCCTAAATTGCTCAGAGCAAGGGTGATTTAGCCATTCAATGTTTTCCCTCTGTCCCAAGCTGGGGGATGTTTCCCTGTCACAACCCCCCTCTGTATCCCAGCCGAAGCACAGTGAATAAGTGGGGATGAATTCATAGCACATCATATAATTACAGTCTATAAAAAGGGAATTATATGGCTTATTAGtgtcatttattttactgtactAGCTGTTTTCATGCATGCAAACAAGCATGGCTGGGTTTTGTTCTCTCCTCCCCGTGAGACGAAAGCTGGGATACCCCATGGGAACTGATTTCCCAAAGGGCTCTCCCTTCTCGGGAACACTGGGAGTCACTTTAATGTCCACCGACAGCAACCCCGCAGATGTGTGTGGGTCTGGAAACTGGGatcaaggaaagcagcagggctTGCCTGCATGCCCACCCCATTTCTAGGGACTTCATCCAGCTACAAGAAGAGACTGCTTGCTCCCAActatttatatctttttttattcctcccccccccagtATTTGTGAAAGCTTACCTGTAATTTAACTTTCCTCCTTTGCAAGAGCTGTTATCAGAAATTGTGATCTGGAGGGGATGATTGTGGGCCTGGCTGGAGAATAACCCACTTGACCGCTACCTTAAGGTGCTAGTGAGGTGGGGTTGGTGAGGATTACTGCACCCCAATGTGGCCCCCGGCTGTCCCGTGCAGGACGTCCCTGCTGGGCACAGTCCACCGGCAGgactgctgtgctggggagggggtgggggtgggggcataACTGTGTAAGAAACCTGTGGGGGGAGGATTTCTTTGTTAAAGGGTCAGAACTGCAGTCTGTTGTCATCTCATGGGAGAACTGCAATGCCTGGGTCAGATTCCTCATTAGTTTTCTTCTAAAGTCTGGAAAGAACGCAacatttcccacccccccaccttGTCTATAAATATTCTTTCCAGCGCTTTTCTGCAGAAGGACTCATTCCTCTGTGGTAAGGAAGCTAAGAGGAAGCagacttatttattttattcctcttgACGTTTATTTTAAACTAATCCTGTTGGGACAGATGTCAGACCAGAATTCTTGCTTGAGTCGCTTCTGTTATTTGATCTAATTAACAACGGTTCATGTTCTGTAATAATTTGGTTTTTACAAGGGATGAAATTTGTTTactcttttctgtttccctttacCTAGACACTGAGTTTCctctttaattttgttcttttcagtgCTCATTTTCCAACCCAGCTTTACGTTGATACATTTAAGGCTTGAAAACATTGGAAACATCTTTCCAAATATGatgtatttataaaactttAAGGTTAATTGTACATGttagtcattaaaaaaacaaccaaaaacaacaacacaaaacaaactcCCACAAAAATAAACCTTTGCTTGCAGCATCTCATTTTCAGATCTAGACTTGTCCACTGTCTTTTTTCAGGGCAGCGGTCTGTGTCTGACCCTGTGGTGACAGCACCGTGGCTTAACCCAGCACACCAAGGATGTAAGGGCAGTGCCACAGGCCCTGGCCAGCCCGGGGCTGGCTGGATCCTCCAGGTACAGCTGTGCGGATTGCTTCGGTGGGGACAAGGATCTGCATTGCGAATatccagctgtggctgccatctggtgctggttttcttcctcaCTTTGCCTGCAACCCTCCCCATCACCCCAAATAATACTTGTGATGCACCGATCACACGTGAAATCTCGGCGTTTGTTTTAGCAAGCGTGCTTCTGGCCTCGCTGATGCTGATCATCATCCAAGCGGTTGGCGAAAGCGCCAATTAATCAGCGGCACGAGGCCGCAAGGAGATAACCCATGTCCGCCAGGCACGCAGAGACCTGCGCTGCAGAAGCACAGCGTGCCCTTAGCCAGCCTTGGCTGCGCAAGGACGGACCCCCCGGCTGCTCTGTGGCAGGTACCTGCTGAGACCTGCCCACCTGCGGGGCAGACCCAGGCCACCTCCTGGATGCTcctggggtgcagcaggggAAAGGATGCATTTATTCCTCACTCAAACACAACCCTTTCACCCATACCCAAAGCCTGGGTCCAAAAAGAAACACGTTTTAGAGGTGAGCAAGGTGCTGTTTGCCATTGACGTGCAGCCTGAGGTCTTAGTGTGAAAGGGCGCCTGGGCAGGGGATTCATTTGGATACCCAGGGAGCAGAAGCTAAACGTGCCTGTGCCCACGTGAGTTAACAGCATTACGAAATGCATTTAATGGAAATGAGTCTTGGTGAAAtaggtgggctgggggctcatttggtttttccctttccttttcaggcAGCTGAGCGGACTCCTGCCGGGGCAGTGTGCCTCCTGCTGTGCTTGAGGATCATTCACACAGGCGTCCAGGGAGGCTGCGCTCTTCCCATCAGGTAGCAGCTCCTCTCTGAAGGCTCGGTTGGGGTGCAAAAGGTTGCAAGGGGATGGCTGAATAACGCATGTGATGTCCAGCCAGAGCAACGCTATTATTTCAGAATCTGCCAGCCTGGACTCCACGCAGATGGCACTGCTCCTCCAGGCAAACCCCCCAGATGCTTGACCGTTCTCTCAAGGACAAGTTCCTCCTTATTTCCAGCTGGAGCCTCTCGCTTTCAGCTTAGACCCATAATCTTCCAGGACCCAACCACCACCAGTCTGCAAACTCCCCTTCAAACAAATTTCCTGGGCAAAGCGTGTAGTTTGCAGGCTATTTATTGCCCCTGACATGTGGAAGGACATTGCAAATCTAAACAGGGCTGCACCAAATGAGTAATTATCTGTCCCTTTCCGCAcacttggtttggttttttggttttgtttttgccTCATGATGACGATTTTTGGTGTCAGAGATGAGGTGCTGCAGGTTTGGATGAACGAGGACTGAGCAGATTCAGTTCTTGTTCTGCTGCCTGTGAAATTAAGTGGGTCACAAAAACATCGGTCAGACAAAGTCAAGCatcaaagagcaaaaaaacTTGGTGCTGTAACGAGTCATACTGGGAATCCACCCAGGTATGGGTAGTGACCTGCGCTTTGACTCCGTCCATTTTGCTGGAAAGAAGTTGCTGTTTCTTATCTTgagctttgattttgctttacAAAGGAATGTAAATGATTTGTTTCTGCTCACAGACATCAGATCTAGAAAAGCATTATTAGGACCCAGGTAGTATTGCCCTTCCTTAACAGATATTTCTGCCTCTTAGTTGAGGCTTGAGAAGAATACTCGTGATGAAGGATGAAGGAAGCTAACTATCTATCTTACTTACGTCAGTGAGAACATTTTCATGAGACAGTCAACCCTTCTGAAATTTTCTTACTGGAAACAATGTCTTGCCTAGCACGCTTATACTGGATGGCTAATCTAGTCCAGCCAAGTGTTTAGGATGTGGCAAAGCAGAAGCCCTGCAGCAATTTCCATTTCCAGGGCTCAACCCTggcactgcagcatccctgccacaCCTGGGAGCTCGGTTACTGCTGCCAATGGCACAGATCACTGTGACTGCCCTGAACTCGCCGTGTTATTTAAGTGTGTGAGGGGACAATGAGGCTGGTGGTGATCCCCAGCGAGGACCTGGTGGGGCTCACAACTTCATTACAGCCTCGCAAGAGCCGTTTGGGAGCCTCAGGCAACTGCTTGTTGTGAAGAGTAGCAGTTATACCTAGAATGAGTTAAGAGACTTTGAGACTCTCCTGCAGCACAGGTTTCATAGCTGCATTGGATTTAACGTGTGTTTGTGTTGAAAACTGATGGTAAAACCACAGCGGGCTGCTGACACCAGCAATGTTTGACATGTGTGAATCCAGCAGCCAGAGATAGCCCTGGGCTGAAGGGGATTAGAGCTTGCTCAGTGGGTTTGTGCAGGAAAAAGGGTAGAAAAAAGGGAGTTGTGGTGGTTGTTACTGACTTCTCAAATTGAATGTGCTCAGCCTGGGAATGGTTTCTGCATGTTGACCTGGTCTTTTTGGGAAGacctgggagcagctgcccaTGGCAGCACTAGGAGAGCTCTGACTCACAGAGATGCAGTTACCAAAGGCTGGCCCCGTTGTGCTGGCGCCTGCAGTATTTCTGAACTTTCTCTGacctcctgcccagctggagCGTATCTGAGTGAGCAACACCAGCTCCTATATGGTGTGTGTAGCCCCCGGGGGGAATGTATAGCCATGCAGCTTCTGCCAGCCAtgctggctgcctctgtgcCTCATCCCACAGACTTGCTGTCCTTGTGATCCCCAAGGATCTGGACGcgctccctttctccctttgtgCATCAGCAtccacctctgtgctgggaagctgGGCAAAGCCAAGGTGGGACGAGCTGTTACAGCTTCTACTGATGGTGTAGGTGCATAGCAGTTTTCCTTACATAGAGGAACCAAACCTCCTGAAATGTCTCagttcaaaagcattttcatagTTATGCAcaacagagcagggaaaaatgGAGCTAAGCTCAGTGTAAGGCCTTTGCAAGTTCAGCCAGCTGCATATCAATTAATTTGCAGTTGCAAGATAAGCAGATCCTTCAGCaccacattttcctttaaaatagtGATTTTTGTTACGAGGGAGGTAGACAGAGCCTATTGTAACAATCTCCTCTGAATTATTTAGCATATTCATCCAGCATGTTtgactttgtttaaaaagactttttctttttttttccctagagaTAAGAAACTCTGCCTCGCATAGTGAGCTGATTGTGAAATGGCTTCTACGCTTATCCACGTGGTTAAGAGGCTTTATTATACTAAATTGCTGGATAATCTCTGGACACGCAGCCACAACATCAgacctcttcttcctttgctgGTTTTACTTTTTGATCTGGAGCTGCTTAAATCCGTCCAAGGGGTCTCATTTGCCTACGTTAGGACTCACTGTTCCGTTGCTTGTTTGGAAAGTTGGCATCAGCTCAAACCGCTGTTCTTTAAAGAAACCTCCTTtctcttgctgtgcttttcaaGGGGCCTCATGCAGTCTTCCTTTTTGTAGTTTCTTGGACCAAAATAAATATCTGATCTTGCCCAAATAGCCAGCAGAGCCTTGGCAGGGCACGTGGCAGTGTTTCTGGTGACAATCAGTGTCCAGCCTCACTCCGAGCTGGGAGGACAGGAGTGTTCCACAGTCTTTCTCTCCACCCACACTAGGAATTGGCACTTTCCTGACTAGACCACCATTTCTGATAGCCAAGGCTGAGTTCTGCAGCCTGCTCTAAACCTGAGCGTGCCCCACATAAATGGTGCTGGGGTACTAGCTCTGTGTAACACATATAATATTGTCATGCATATAATAACAATGCAttttaatgttgcttttctgctcACATGAGTTAGCAGTGAGTAAAAGGCCAACAGGGTTATTTGGCACCAGCTGATAGTTACCTGGGCAGGGAGGTCTTCTGCCGCTATGGTGCTCTGAAGGCAAATGTTGGGGTTTGAAAGCATCTTGAAAAGGGCTGTGAGTTACAAAAAACTTCTTTATGTACCTGTAATAGTAACTGTGGGGAAGTGGCTGCTGCTACACCCCCAGGTAGTAAGGATCGCTCTGAGTTCTGGGGAAGTATCTCcatgggcagggctgtgcaggttTCCCTTGTCCTGTGGAGCTGTGTAGACCCACAGGATGCAAATAATTGACTGTGACTTGGGGCTGGTGAATGGGTCTCTCTCTTCTGTACCATTTATAAAGAGTTCAGGATTCCTGTGGATGAAAGGTGCACTTTAAGTGCAGGCCATGATTTGCCCATACATAGCCACGACAGCTGGGTTTGGTTAATCTATCGGGCATGCTGCAAAGCCTGCCTGTTCTCCCAGGCGCTCGCAGGGCAGGTGGAATGAGGAGGTCACTGCGCTGAGTTACAGTGCTGCTGGTATGGGGGACACGCAGCAACATGTGCTGTCCAAGTTACAGGAGGCATGGATTTTTACATCTGCTGTGGATGTCTTTTTAAATGTGGAAAAGCGAAGGGACAGACTCTTCCCTTCGTACAATTGTACATTTCAGTAAGTTGGTACACGTTATTTCAGACCACGTCGAAGGTGGTTTCTTAACATGATGCTCTACGTGCTGTGGCAAGCCCCACTGATAACATCAGTTTACTGTGGCTCGCCATTGCACACGAGTCTGGGCTAGGCAACCAGACGATGACTACTGCAGAAATACTTACCTGCAGTAGAGAAACAAGCATCACAGTTTGTCCAGAGTGCACCAGCACCACGAGTCAGCAGATCAGTTAGGTGAAATGGCACATCCAccagcctcctccttcccagcctcGCAGTTTCTCATTAGGATCAGCGAGACGTTGCAGATGCTGTCATCGCCGGCCATCCCATTTTCATGTGCATCTCCTGCATGGTTCCTGTAACTGGGACAGAGCCAGAATGTGTATTCACAACGGGAGTTTGCCTTTACCAATTTGGAATAAAGTGACACAGGTAAATGGAGGGCTTTGAAAGCACCTTGAAAAGGGCTGTGAATTATAGAAATCCTCCTCATATATCTGTAAGAACTAAACACTTCCATCTCTTATGGTTTGTAGTATAAACTTGTAGGCAAATCACAGTAGCCTTAAAGTTGGGTTTCCTtagtgacattttattttctaaaagtaccttttccaaagaaatggATCTGCCTGTGAAGTATATTCCCATAGTTTTGTGTACTCTGAACATGAAGCTTCTGtaactgctttgaaaatctaATTAACATCCAGAGTGAGCAATACGCACATTCAGAATAAccacagttaattttctttagtgacatggtttagcCTTGCAAATGACCAAAACTGCCCCTTGAACCGTGCATTTGCTTGGCTGTGGTGTTTCTATAGAGACTTTGCATTCTGTCTGATACCTCTGTCTTCGGGCCAGCCCTTAAATCAAAGTTCTCTTGCTTACTTGGGAGAAAAATGTCTTCTATTTCTAGCAGTACGGAATATATTTTTGGAACCACTCTGTTATTGTTTATAACTGCTCTAGACCTATAGATATTAGGGGTAAATAGAAATAACAGAGGACAAGCAGTGCCAGACTTGCACGCCTTCTAAGAAATAACAATTTCTTTTGGCTGCTTTGGCCCTAATATTAGTGCCTGTACTGGAATTTACCGTAAtcagtctttttctttaacGTGATGACTTTCCAAGGAAGCTTGATTCTTGTCTCAGTGCCACGGATTATATACGTTGGCACAGCTTCAGTTTGCACTGGTGTTGAGATGAAGATGGGATCCTTGAACCTGCCCTCTGAAACGAGAGCAGAAATCTGGTAACGCTGCTGAGTGCGGATTTACAGCCTTACAGCCGTGCTGCTGAAGGTGGGCTAGAATGTACCACCTCTTCCTAGAGCTAATGCTATatttacatcaaaataaaactgtaaaatgtaaaatcatCTAGCTTCAGGCTCTCACACTTCACTACAAATGCTTTGTCTGCCTTGGCTGACAAAATGCTCTTGGCTTTTGATCAAAGAAAACTTAAGTGGAAGCTGTTTTTCTCTTGATGTTAAGAAAGCTTTTGACGGAGAGTCCCTGCAAGACTAGTTAAGGCGCACAAGCCCTGTGGGACGCTCTGAAAACGCGCTGAAGGAAAGTACACGGAACAATGCCAGTATGACATGGTTTCTGCTCCAGAAAGGGCTGTAGGCAGAAATGGCATCTTTATCACCGATGTAGTGCCAGGGCCGCTCAGGCTGCCAACCTGGCCCGACGGAGGggcccctggctgggctgctTGCTCCTTCGGCTGGTCAGAGCCTCAGGCCGGGGGGTGCTGTGCCTGAGGCGGGGGTGCCAGGCTGGGGTGCTGTGCCTCAGGCCGGGGTGCCAGGCCTGGGGGTGCTGTGCCTGAGGTGAGGGTGCCAGGCCGGGGGGTGCTGTGCCTGTGGTAGGGGTGCCAGGCCGGGGGGTGCTGTGCCTGAGGCAGGGGTGCCAGGCCGGGGGGTGCTGTGCCTCGGGCCGGGACGCTGTTGGGGAGCGTCCCCGGGGGTTAAcgcgggggctgcggcgggcgggAGGCACCGAGGAGCCGCAGCGCTCGGCGCCGTCAGCGGGAGCCCTGCACCGCCCGTCCTGGGCTGCTGGCTCCGCGCGGTGGTGAACGGCCAGACAACGAATTAAGGTTAGTTTGGCCCGGTATTGTAGAAAACGCACCGCGGCCGTTTGATTAAGGCTTGCATCACTGCACGTAGCCACAGAAAGGCGAAACAGGAGCTGGGAAGCGCTGGGCTGCGAGCGGCGCCCTGTAACTCGGCGCAACGCCCGGGGGCTTCTATCGCAATTCCGTCTGAGCCGTGCTGGGGGAAGAGGGCTGCCAGGCGACACTCGGCGCCCCCCgccggagcggggccggccccgGACCCCGCACGACACCGCCCCaggggcgggggctgcgcccggcccggccccgtGAGGGAGGCGatgcggggcggggccgccgcgaAGTGTCCGCCGTCCCCCGGCGCAgcccgccccccgcggccgTCACTgccggccgccgccccgcctCGCTCCGGGCGCCGGCAGCCGGGCGGGAGCGGCAGCCGGGCGGGAGCGGCAGCCGGGCGGGAGCGGCAGCCGGGCGGGAGCGGCAGCCGGGCGGGAGCGGCAGCCGGGCGGGAGCGGCAGCCGGGCGGGAGCGGCAGCCGGGCGCCCCCTCCGCCCCCGGCATGCGGCGCGGCGGCTGAGGCGGCGGGCCGACCTCCGAGGCCATGttcccccggccgcccttccCCGGGGAGGTGAGGCGGGCTGCCGCCGCGGGCCGCAGCCGGGCCCGCCTGCGGGGCGCTGGCGGCGGCACCGTGCTGCTGCCCTCCATGCTGATGTTCGGCGTGATCCTGGCCTCCAGCGGGCTGCTGCTCATGATCGAGAAGGGCATCCTGGCCGAGGTGAAGCCCCCGCCGCTGCACCCGGCGGCCGGGGAGCTgtcccggcggggcggcgcgggggagGCTCCCGGCGACCTGGACTACGAGGTGCTGCGGGACATCCGTAACCGCACCATCCGGGCCGTCTGCGGGCAGCGGGCCATGCCCCGCAGCGTCTGGGAGCTGCCGGCCGGCCAGCGGCGCACGGTCCTGCGCCACCTCCTCGTCAGCGACAAGTACCGCTTCTTGTACTGCTATGTGCCCAAGGTGGCCTGCTCCAACTGGAAGCGCATCCTGAAGGTGCTGGACGGGGCGCTGGAGAGCGTTGACGTCAAGCTGAAGATGGACCACAAGAGTGATCTGGTGTTCCTGGGGGACATGAAGCCGGACGAGATCAGCTACCGCCTGAAGAACTACTACAAGTTCATCTTTGTGCGAAACCCCATGGAGAGGCTGCTGTCGGCCTACAGGAATAAATTTGGGGAGATCAAGGAGTACCAGCAGAAGTACGGGGTGGAGATTGTCAGGCGGTATCGGAAGAATGGGGGGAATTCAGCGGGCGATGACGTGACCTTCTCCGAGTTTCTCCGGTACCTCCTGGACGAGGAGGCGGAGAGGATGAACGAGCACTGGATGCCCATCTACAACCTGTGCCAGCCCTGCGCCGTGAGATACGACTTCATTGGCTCCTACGAGCGGCTGAACGCCGATGCCAACTACGTCCTCGAGCAAGTC encodes the following:
- the CHST14 gene encoding carbohydrate sulfotransferase 14 gives rise to the protein MFPRPPFPGEVRRAAAAGRSRARLRGAGGGTVLLPSMLMFGVILASSGLLLMIEKGILAEVKPPPLHPAAGELSRRGGAGEAPGDLDYEVLRDIRNRTIRAVCGQRAMPRSVWELPAGQRRTVLRHLLVSDKYRFLYCYVPKVACSNWKRILKVLDGALESVDVKLKMDHKSDLVFLGDMKPDEISYRLKNYYKFIFVRNPMERLLSAYRNKFGEIKEYQQKYGVEIVRRYRKNGGNSAGDDVTFSEFLRYLLDEEAERMNEHWMPIYNLCQPCAVRYDFIGSYERLNADANYVLEQVQSPSFVRFPERQSWYKPVTAETLHYYLCNTQRRLIKELLPKYILDFSLFAYPLPNITSEFCRQ